Below is a genomic region from Ancylomarina subtilis.
TTTCCCCACAATATTATTCTGGGTATCAATGGATATTGCACAACAACCCAAAACATCCAGGCTTGGATTCTCTTCCAGAAATTTCACCTGTGTTTCAATTCTATGGGGGAACATAATATCATCAGCATCCATTCTGGCATAATATTTTCCTTTTGCCAATAATGAGAGTTCATTCAATCGATAAGGAAGCCCTTTGTTTTGTCCATCAGAGATGACGGTAATTCTGGAATCAGACTCGTATTTTTGGGCTATTGCAAGAGAGGCATCTTCACTTCCATCATCTAATAAAAACAGCTGCCAATGCGTATAAGTTTGATTCAATACTGATCGTATCGCAAAATCCAAATATGCCTCTGAATTGTAAAACGGAATCCCGATAGAAACTAAAACCTTTGAGCTATTCTCCATAGATACCTTCCAATTGTCGGACGCTTTTCGTAACAGAAAACCCCTTCTCAGTTAAGACCTCTTTTATTTTATCCTTAGAAGCCGTCAATCCATTTAAAACACAATCCAAGGCCATATCCCAATCCTTAAAAGAAGCCTTTAAAGAACACCGGTGAACTAAACCCAATCCAAAATCCACATCTTCTGATATCGTATCTGAGATTAAACATGGGGTGCCAGAAGCCTGAGCTTCGACAAGTACCACCGGAAAACCTTCGAACAAAGAAGGCATAATCACGCAGGATGCCTCATTCAGTATTTGAGGAATATCCTCCCGCACGCCCATAAAATGGATACAATCATTCAAATTGAGCTTGTTTACTTTTTGAGAAAGCTCTTCCCATAATTCTCCATTACCGAGAAATGCAAATTGATATGGCTTCCCAATCCCCTTTAAATATGCAGCTAAATCAATCGTGAAATCAAAATTTTTAACCGTGCTTAAACGACCGATTTGAACAATCAATGGCGTAACTGAACTTATTGATAATGAATCCCTGATGCTCAAAAAATGATTCAAATCGGGATTGATGTATGTATTTAAGTTTAATGCATTAGGTAAAATCGTAATCTTCGATTGATCTACTTGAGGAAACAGAAATTGACCTGCGGCATTACCACAGGCAATAAACCGATTCGAAAACCACTGATTTAACCTTTCTGATACTCGCAAATATGCCCTCCCTGTTCTGCTTTTTGAATAAAGAGAATTGGAACAATGCGAATGGGTAATTCGATTCTTCACACCCGCAAAACAAGCGGGTATATGGTACATGAACGAATTGTAGTTTGTGTGCGAATGTATGGCTAAATATGGCCCTTTCTCTCTTAAGATCTTATACAACTGATACATTTTAGCAAGTGCATTCGTCTTTGTAATTCTAAAGATTCGACCACCCAATTCCAAAATATCATTGTCGTAATCACATTCTTTATCGGTGAAATAAATAAAATCAAACTGAAACTTTGTACGATCAATATGCCTAAACAAATTAATCAACATGGTTTCT
It encodes:
- a CDS encoding glycosyltransferase; amino-acid sequence: MKRILHVVGGMNRAGAETMLINLFRHIDRTKFQFDFIYFTDKECDYDNDILELGGRIFRITKTNALAKMYQLYKILREKGPYLAIHSHTNYNSFMYHIPACFAGVKNRITHSHCSNSLYSKSRTGRAYLRVSERLNQWFSNRFIACGNAAGQFLFPQVDQSKITILPNALNLNTYINPDLNHFLSIRDSLSISSVTPLIVQIGRLSTVKNFDFTIDLAAYLKGIGKPYQFAFLGNGELWEELSQKVNKLNLNDCIHFMGVREDIPQILNEASCVIMPSLFEGFPVVLVEAQASGTPCLISDTISEDVDFGLGLVHRCSLKASFKDWDMALDCVLNGLTASKDKIKEVLTEKGFSVTKSVRQLEGIYGE